A single window of Haliotis asinina isolate JCU_RB_2024 chromosome 5, JCU_Hal_asi_v2, whole genome shotgun sequence DNA harbors:
- the LOC137283867 gene encoding ras-related protein Rap-1b-like, whose translation MVQADAFILVYSLVDRHSFKAVKDIRDQIVAIDKTRHAPIVIVGNKLDLKSRQRHVHRALIEAVVKSKWGHEYMEVSSKTDMDVTDVFKIAMRGASSNFLLQAALDNRRLQHRRNANENLNTRNRSWTPAFAVFHSINMSLPTPSFHSSTSGSESSFRIAVMGASAVGKSAIVNRLIHGKFHRGYAATIQDRYITDIDVNGSRVMLDIFDTPGAYCFANVRRLAITNSEAFVLVYSVGDESSFENMAKIRDLIIQEKSEGVPILVVGNKSDLTTSDRFISKDKAYCMITNGWNHQYMETSAKDNVNVSEIFQLIVSQTRTYFHEKRRRMTTPAAALRRLSCKLRRSKTLN comes from the exons ATGGTGCAAGCCGATGCCTTTATCCTCGTCTATTCTCTCGTGGACAGACATTCCTTTAAAGCTGTCAAGGACATTAGAGACCAAATCGTGGCCATAGACAAAACAAGACACGCCCCCATTGTGATCGTTGGAAACAAATTAGATCTGAAGAGTCGCCAGCGTCACGTTCACCGAGCGCTCATTGAAGCTGTCGTGAAAAGTAAATGGGGACATGAGTATATGGAAGTGTCGTCTAAAACCGACATGGACGTGACCGACGTGTTCAAGATTGCAATGAGAGGGGCATCTTCGAATTTCCTCCTTCAGGCAGCTTTAGATAATCGACGTCTGCAACACAGGAGAAATGCAAATGAAAATCTGAACACAAGAAATCGTTCCTGGAC CCCAGCGTTCGCAGTTTTTCATAGTATCAACATGTCTTTGCCGACACCTTCATTCCATTCCTCAACTTCTGGATCGGAGAGCTCGTTCAGAATCGCTGTAATGGGTGCTTCAGCAGTAGGTAAGAGCGCCATTGTAAACCGGCTGATCCATGGAAAGTTTCACCGAGGCTACGCAGCCACGATTCAAGATCGTTACATCACAGACATAGACGTGAACGGGTCCCGCGTCATGCTCGACATCTTCGATACTCCCGGGGCTTACTGTTTTGCCAACGTACGCAGACTGGCCATAACCAACTCCGAAGCTTTTGTGTTGGTGTATTCTGTTGGAGACGAGTCATCCTTTGAGAACATGGCTAAAATTAGAGATTTGATTATCCAAGAGAAATCCGAAGGCGTTCCAATCCTTGTTGTCGGAAACAAGTCTGATCTGACAACATCTGATCGTTTCATATCCAAAGACAAGGCTTACTGCATGATAACTAATGGTTGGAATCACCAGTATATGGAAACCTCTGCCAAAGACAACGTGAACGTctctgaaatattccagctgattGTGAGCCAAACGAGAACGTATTTTCACGAAAAACGTCGGCGAATGACCACACCAGCTGCTGCTCTAAGGAGATTAAGTTGTAAACTGAGAAGGTCCAAAACGCTCAACTGA